DNA sequence from the Salvia splendens isolate huo1 chromosome 19, SspV2, whole genome shotgun sequence genome:
ACTTCCACACACAGCGCAACTCTGAAAGAAAATGACTCCGTGAAATCAAAAGAAACCCTCGCAAAATGAGTGGGTTGTGGTCCGAGAATCCGACTCCTCAGTATCAGTGGTGCTTGATCTGCCCCAGGTGTAATGCCAGAAGCTGCCGCCGCAAACAGTCCCACACCAAAACAAACCCCGATCGCTACTTCTACTCTTGCCCCGATGTCATTCTTCTTCATCCCATTTTCCATCTTCTTTCTTTAAAGATTTTACTTACTTACTTAACCCCTTTTCTTGTCTTTATTCTGATTTGTAGGACAATTTTTTCAAGTGGGAGGacgatgtgaagccccatgaatGGATCAGAGTGCCTTGCTGCGGGGGCTGTAGCGCCGGTGTTTGCCGGGTTAGGAGGGAAGTTTTCGGACCCAATGCGGGCCGGGTCATGTTCATGTGCAGAGTAAAGGAGGTATCTTTTTTCCCCAATTACTATTCTTCAATAGTAGTAATTGGATGATGATGATCCCTCTTTGTTTGTTAAATCTTGAATTTTGATCATATATCATTGGTTGGTTAATGAACTAAAAGCTGAGCTCTCAGAGTCTCTCTGAATTTGGATAAATGTTTGAGATTGCTTGATTGGTTAAATCTTTAATTTGGATCATATATCATTAATTGCTTAGTGAAGTAGAAGCTGAGCTCAGGCTCTCTCTGAATTTGGATAAATGTCACCTTTGGTTGAGCTCAGACTACTCTAAATGTGCTTGATTGGTTCTGTGATTCTGTCAACCGATTTGTTTAAAGTACTTGAGTAGTCTTTGATGTATAGTAGAGAGCAGAGTAGTTTATATCTTGGGGCATGATTCTTGATCATATTTATACAAGTAACATTATTGACTTTAATTCTGTGGAATCACTATCTGAGTGAATGCACTGACTTGGGTATTTTATACTTTGAAATCATATACAGGGAGAGGGTTCGTGTGGGTATAGAGTTTGGCAAGACGAGCTAGAAATGATGGAAGCTCGTCAGGCAGAGGAAAGGATGAGCTCATCTCAATCGGAAAGGGTAGATTGCAACGGTGGAGTCACTGATGCCGTTGAGGATGACAGCAAGCAGAGGGATGAAGGAACTGATCATGTGTCACCTTTGGTTGAACCTTTAGATGATCTCATGTGTCGTGAAGTAACCCCTTGGAGGATGGATCAGTTGAAAGGCATGCAAGAAAGATCTAATTTGACTTCAAGGAGACCTCACAAACGATCACGTTGTGGAGGAATAATAGGTGATAAAGCTATCCGTAATCTTATGTCGAGAGTGTGTAGGTCTATGAACTAGGAAACAAATTGATAACGGATTTTGGAAATATCAATCAAGAAATAGATAATCCGTTGTGGGTTTTGGTAGGGAAGATTGCCTTGGGAAATTTTCTGACGTTGTTAGGTCTACTAACACTAATAGAGTACTTCAGTTTTTCATCTTTTCTGGTGTCTCTACTCTTGCAGCTTCGGGTTTTCCAAATTCTGCTAGCTTTTCGACAGTACGTGTAGCACTGAATTCTATGTCAACTAGACACTGTTGGATGGCGGATGCAATCTGTCGGAATCTAAGCACTGAACTCAATGGCTGGTGGGGAAGGCTTGTTTTCCATCCGAAGCGCTGCTTGATGACTTATGAACTGAAACAATCCACCTCGTGTAAGTGGGAACCGTCCTCTTTTTCTTTCTGATTTCTTGTTGTGTCTTACAAATATCCATCACTGTCTAATGGTTCCAAAACTGATAATAACAAGCAGTGTGTCTTACTGTCTTGAGCTTGAGCAGCAGGTGTTGGTTGTGTTTCGTTCTAACCCTTAGTTTGCGTCTGATCCATCTCTTTGTAGCTGTTTCCAATCCTCTAGAGTTTGGGGTGCAAGACATTTTGGTGAACTTTAGTGATTCAATCACCCCAGGAAGAAATGCAAAGGCGGTTGAAGGATGTACAAAGCTTTCGTTCAATCTGGAACAGCATCATAGTCCTATAGACTCCACTTATGTGGTACCAAAACAGATTGTGGTTGACGTAACAACTTCAACAAGGAGTCTTCTTGGAGCTGGAAATCGGAGCTCAGATATTCCACTCTCTCCTGTTTCTTTAAAGAAACCATCTTGCAAGCCAACCAATGAAGGTAGAATGTCAAAATCAATCTCAAATGTATTCCATCAAGCTGCCGAACGCCTCCAGGATGAGCTTCTTGCCCGTCTGGAGACAATGGATGTTAAAGACCACGCTGCCATGACTCAGGAGGCGGAAGCTACATTTGCTGCTCTAGATTGCTTGCTGTTCGATTACCAAGATTTCAAAAGGCACGTGGCTGAACTGATCCGTTGTGCTTCACAGTTGTTTGAGATTGACCGAGCTATTCCCACGGCTGATTCTCATCAGAAGTTGATTGAGATCTGTTctacagagagagagaggctaGATGAGATCAACCACGTGCATGCTGAGGCGCTCGAAGCCCTGATCGACAGCAAGAATCACATAAAAGTTTTGCAAGAAGAGATCTCTTCTGCCCTGGACCGGCTGTTCCAGATTGAAGCCGATGTGTCTTGTTGTGAGGTTGAGATGAGGTGTTTGGAGATCGAGCTCGAGAAAGCATCGCAAAACAAGGAGGCGTTGGAGGGCAAGTACTTGATTGCATCTAAAGAACTGGAAGAGTCTCAGAAACTCATCAAACACAGTAAAGCAGAACGAGATGCTGCAAAGGCTGCATTCGACAGGGCAAGAGCATTGCTACGAGGATAGAATTGCACCCGAGCTGCCTTGTTGTTCATGTAACATATCTAGGATCAAAATAATGCCTACTCTAATCTGTAATATATCCTTGTAATATGATATCTCTTGTTATAGATTGTGGTTTTGGTGTATGACAATGTACCTATATTGAAGCTAAATAAAAGAATGCAGATTATAGAAAAAAGTGATATTATCCAGCATTTTATTAAGTTTAGGGAGTTTGAGTTTGAAAACATACAGCATTCACACTCTCATATTAAACACACTGTGCCGGAGATTTCTGGTACAAAAGCCACATATTACAATACACAACTTCACTTGGCTGGTTCATAACCATAGGGATTCTTGCTGGCCCAGTTCCACTGATCCCGACACATCTCATCGATCCCGAATTTCGCCCTGAAATGGAAAGCAACACTAGCTCAACAAACTACAACTCTAAGCAGTGAAATATGGCAACCAAATAGTCACACTTACTTCCATTTCAACTCTTTTTCAGCTTTGTCCGTCTCTGCATACACGACCTCAGCATCACCCGGTCGTCGATCAGCCATCACCAATGGAAGTTTCTACAACATCACAACAAGAGTTTTGTCTATTTAATTGTCCAAATATGATATGATGTATATTTACAGCACCATGTGCCATTTATTTTAACGAATTAATCATCGAATGAGAGTAAATATATAGTATGTTTCAAGAACTTACCTTCCCAGATGCTTTCTCAAAAGATGCTACCATTTCCAATACAGATGTGCCCTTCCCTGTCCCAAGATTGTACACCTCACAGCCTGCAGGTCACGTGCATTATCAAAAATCAAGACACAAAACATAACTAATCAATCACAGTCGATAAACTATCCAGTCCTTATAGCTTAGGATAGGGAATCACTAGCATAAAATTATATTCTAGTTGATCAAATTTACCAAAAAAAGTGTATTGATGAAGATGATATGGTCATTAACTCTTAATGGACAGTCAAGTTTGTCAATATAAATAGAACACGGGCAAAATaagtaattagaaaaaaaaacttatcaAGATGAAACTTGACCGTTGTAAACAAAGTATTGGTGTACAAGATATATACTGGTGCAATAATctatgagttgacaccactaactTATCAAGAAGGATTACACCCTACTCAGAGCACATACCTACAGAAGTATCAGAGAGCTTGTTCAAAGCAGCAATATGGCCATCTGCTAGATCCACAACATGGATATAATCGCGCACCTGAATATCACATATACAGCTACAATTTAATAGATATCTACTGCTTAATTCAGATAAATCTTCAACAACTATGCAAATATCAAGCTCATGCTCGAATACATCTGAATATTATGTATATATTAACTATTCAACCCCCACCAACCTTCCACTCCAACAGTCCACAATTTGGTATGTTGCTTGTggaaattgaattatattttaacaTCATTAACTAACGAATAAGAAGTTGTAGCATGTCGTATGTAATATTGACTCTATAAACTGAAAAAATTGGCCCTGGAGATTTTCAAAATGGTTCGCTAAATGTATCTGTGTAAAAGGACAATATGAGTTAAGAGAAAGGTACTTACTCCCGTTCCATCCTTTGTGGCGTAGTCAGTTCCATAAACTGTAAGCGCAGGTCGCCTTCCAACGGCTACTTGTTGCACAAAGGGCATAAGGTTGTTTGGGATTCCTCTTGGATCTTCGCCAATATAACCACTAGGATGTGCACCAACTGGGTTGAAGTACCTTAGCAAAATGATCTTCCATGTGGGGTCTGACTGGTAAAGATCACGGCATATCTCTTCGATGAAAAGCTGAAATAAAGAACGTAAAATTTCAGGTGATCTTGCTAATAGTACGAAATAACAACTCACAAATACACAGTAATGTAACATATAAATACAGCACATAGGTACACAACCAAGACAAGTGTTAAACTTATTTTTTTGTCTTGCCAATATCTTAGATAAAATTCATTTCTCAAAACAATTCCATTAAGATGAATTTGAAGTTACCTTTGTCCTTCCATAAGGATTCAGAGCACTAATGGGAAACTCCTCTGTGCATGGGACTGTTTTTGGTGAACCATACACGGTAGCAGAGGATGAAAACACTAGCTGAAATGTGAGAATGAGTATAATCAGCACAAAGAGAATGAAATAAGTATAAGTATGGGGTGGAAGCAAAATCGGGCTAGTTACCCTTTTACATCCATGGGCAGCCATGACCTCCAACAGAACAATTGTACCAATGAGGTTGTTGTTATAATACAGCAAGGGTTTTTGCACACTTTCTCCAACTGCTTTCAATCCGGCAAAGTGAATAACAGCATCAAACCTTCATTAGGTGAGAATGAGGTGTCAAGATGTTACATAAGAAATTCTGGAGACATATGTACACATAAAGTAACTTCACTATATACTAATCTAGTACTTATCATATAAAATGCACTGTTTGTATACTAAGATAATTAAATTCTAGGGCAACAAAAAGTACATACTATAACAATGTATCAGGTAAATCCTTTATATAAACAAAGAAAATACTATAAAAGAATGAAGTATCTTGAAAaggttgaaacttgaaagtaTTATTTGACAATCAATATGATCATCATAGCCAGTGGATGAGAATCCTGAAGAAATAACTATCAACGACCAGGCATCCATCTATTTCTCTAAATAGAAATCAGCATACAGGAAAGAGCATATGGCACTTAGGACTTTTTACACTAACAATAACATAATTTTGATGTATTTGATGGTCGAGAACAACTAAACCACAAAACCTAAGAAGACTTACTTTTGGGAAGCAAAAAGCTCCTCAAGTGCAGGCTTGTCCCGAAGATCAATCTGCATCCAACCAAAAATGGAGAAGATAGTAAACTAAACATTTTCTCACACAACTACAGCTGCATTAGAAACAAACAATCATATCAAGCAAAATTTCTAACAGGATATCtattaattattactaataCTATAACATCAGCCCGATTTAGTGCATCGAAGTCATTATCAGTTCAAACAATGCTAAGGAAAGAGCTCCTCGACCTAGCATATTATTCACATATTTCCACACAACAAAGCCAAAATTCTGAAAGGATGGCATAACATAATCAGCACTAAAAAGTaaagtttattatatttataccaCAGAACTCTCTATTTCAAATTGATCACACGCTAGTGGAAACCAACTAATAAGGTGATGGGTCAAGCTTTACTTCAAGCATAGATTTGCAGGCCCaatcattaaattaattaacaaacaaTTTGCAAACTATTGACTCTAGTTGACTGGTGACCACTCCTAAAGCCGGATCTCTCCACTTCCAAAGCCAAAATCATCCGGAGAAACCAAGAACAACACAGATCACAGAAAACACCAAGAACAATACAGATCACTCACAAAACAAAAGCCCTCGTAGAATCCAAGTGCACCCACAACTAAAGCACAAGATCAATCCCCCCAACCCCCAAATCACATCTCAACTCAAAACACCAAAAAACTCACTCAAAACCCAAAACCCCAAATAACTATGGAATAAAAAAAGCAGTCTTGACAAGGTAGAAACCTTATGAAAAGTGAGATTGGAGCCCTGCTTCCCAGCAAGTTCCTGGACCCTCTTGAGGGAAATTTCCGACGAATTGTCGAGATTATCCACCACCACAGCCTTGTAACCGCCGAGCAACAGCTGCAGCACGGTGTGACTGCCAATGTAGCCGCCGCCGCCCGTCACCAGAATAGTCGAAGACATGTTTCCCAACTACTTCACC
Encoded proteins:
- the LOC121779614 gene encoding UDP-glucose 4-epimerase GEPI48-like; amino-acid sequence: MSSTILVTGGGGYIGSHTVLQLLLGGYKAVVVDNLDNSSEISLKRVQELAGKQGSNLTFHKIDLRDKPALEELFASQKFDAVIHFAGLKAVGESVQKPLLYYNNNLIGTIVLLEVMAAHGCKRLVFSSSATVYGSPKTVPCTEEFPISALNPYGRTKLFIEEICRDLYQSDPTWKIILLRYFNPVGAHPSGYIGEDPRGIPNNLMPFVQQVAVGRRPALTVYGTDYATKDGTGVRDYIHVVDLADGHIAALNKLSDTSVGCEVYNLGTGKGTSVLEMVASFEKASGKKLPLVMADRRPGDAEVVYAETDKAEKELKWKAKFGIDEMCRDQWNWASKNPYGYEPAK
- the LOC121779613 gene encoding uncharacterized protein LOC121779613, which encodes MSGLWSENPTPQYQWCLICPRCNARSCRRKQSHTKTNPDRYFYSCPDDNFFKWEDDVKPHEWIRVPCCGGCSAGVCRVRREVFGPNAGRVMFMCRVKEGEGSCGYRVWQDELEMMEARQAEERMSSSQSERVDCNGGVTDAVEDDSKQRDEGTDHVSPLVEPLDDLMCREVTPWRMDQLKGMQERSNLTSRRPHKRSRCGGIIASGFPNSASFSTVRVALNSMSTRHCWMADAICRNLSTELNGWWGRLVFHPKRCLMTYELKQSTSSVSNPLEFGVQDILVNFSDSITPGRNAKAVEGCTKLSFNLEQHHSPIDSTYVVPKQIVVDVTTSTRSLLGAGNRSSDIPLSPVSLKKPSCKPTNEGRMSKSISNVFHQAAERLQDELLARLETMDVKDHAAMTQEAEATFAALDCLLFDYQDFKRHVAELIRCASQLFEIDRAIPTADSHQKLIEICSTERERLDEINHVHAEALEALIDSKNHIKVLQEEISSALDRLFQIEADVSCCEVEMRCLEIELEKASQNKEALEGKYLIASKELEESQKLIKHSKAERDAAKAAFDRARALLRG